A genomic window from Silene latifolia isolate original U9 population chromosome 11, ASM4854445v1, whole genome shotgun sequence includes:
- the LOC141612085 gene encoding protein ANTAGONIST OF LIKE HETEROCHROMATIN PROTEIN 1, protein MNNGSSKPNNGVGGRKRRKKDVNAEEKQGFKEIVSSFLLLEDEEKVDKQEWDNIDSEEKSNLDANHKKKTQSMEDYYSNMQNHYEGLEGNDRLRRKKSRVAVNSAVTAVATEMVEKSCNLDVNSSGKQSGSGSLVSHQRRLWVKDRSKAWWDECNSPEFPEAEFRKFFRMGKSTFEVICEELNSVVAKEDTMLRAAIPVKQRVAVCIYRLATGEPLRLVSKRFGLGISTCHKLVLEVCQAIRNVLMPKYLQWPNEESLKRIEEEYESLSGIPNVVGSMYTTHIPIIAPKISVAAYFNKRHTERNQKTSYSITVQGVVNPKGVFTDICIGWPGSMPDDKVLEKSALYQRGNQGLLKGVWIVGGSGYPLMDWVLVPYTQSNLTWTQHAFNEKIGEVQKVAKDAFARLKGRWCCLQKRTEVKLQELPMVLGACCVLHNICEIKGEVMDPEANFDLFDDEMMPDIPLQSMTTIKTRDAIAHNLLHHGLGGTGFL, encoded by the coding sequence ATGAATAATGGTAGTAGCAAGCCCAACAATGGCGTTGGTGGTAGGAAGAGGAGAAAGAAAGATGTTAATGCTGAAGAAAAACAGGGTTTTAAAGAGATTGTTAGTTCATTTTTATTGTTGGAAGATGAAGAAAAAGTTGATAAACAAGAATGGGATAATATTGATTCTGAAGAAAAATCTAATCTTGATGCTAATCATAAGAAAAAAACACAATCAATGGAGGATTATTACTCAAATATGCAAAATCATTATGAGGGTTTAGAAGGAAATGATAGATTAAGGAGAAAGAAATCAAGGGTTGCTGTTAATTCTGCTGTTACTGCTGTTGCAACTGAAATGGTTGAAAAAAGTTGTAATCTTGATGTTAATAGTAGTGGTAAACAATCTGGTAGTGGGTCATTAGTTAGTCATCAGCGTCGATTATGGGTAAAAGATCGGTCGAAAGCATGGTGGGATGAGTGTAATAGTCCTGAATTTCCTGAAGCAGAGTTTAGGAAATTTTTTAGGATGGGTAAATCAACATTTGAGGTGATTTGTGAGGAGTTGAATTCAGTTGTTGCTAAGGAGGATACAATGTTAAGAGCTGCAATTCCTGTTAAACAGCGTgtggcggtttgtatatatagaTTGGCAACTGGTGAGCCACTTAGGCTAGTGTCTAAGAGGTTTGGGTTGGGTATTTCAACTTGTCATAAGCTTGTTCTTGAGGTTTGTCAAGCAATTAGGAATGTTTTGATGCCTAAGTATTTGCAATGGCCAAATGAGGAATCATTGAAGAGGATTGAGGAAGAATATGAGTCTCTTTCGGGTATTCCTAATGTCGTTGGTTCTATGTATACAACTCATATACCTATCATTGCTCCTAAGATTAGTGTGGCTGCTTATTTCAATAAGCGACATACGGAGAGAAATCAGAAGACGTCTTACTCGATTACAGTTCAAGGTGTTGTTAACCCTAAAGGGGTGTTTACTGATATATGTATAGGATGGCCTGGTTCAATGCCTGATGATAAGGTGTTAGAGAAGTCAGCATTGTATCAAAGGGGTAATCAAGGGCTTTTGAAGGGTGTTTGGATTGTTGGGGGTTCGGGTTACCCGTTAATGGATTGGGTATTAGTCCCATATACTCAGTCTAATCTAACTTGGACTCAGCATGCTTTCAATGAGAAGATTGGGGAAGTCCAGAAGGTTGCCAAGGATGCCTTTGCAAGGTTGAAAGGAAGGTGGTGTTGCTTGCAAAAGCGAACCGAGGTTAAACTTCAGGAGTTGCCTATGGTGCTTGGTGCTTGCTGTGTTTTGCATAATATATGTGAAATAAAGGGAGAGGTGATGGATCCTGAGGCTAATTTTGATCTTTTTGACGATGAAATGATGCCGGACATACCATTGCAATCTATGACGACAATAAAAACTAGAGATGCTATTGCTCATAATCTACTGCATCATGGTCTTGGAGGCACTGGGTTTCTGTGA